Proteins encoded by one window of Sphingosinicella sp. BN140058:
- a CDS encoding TIGR02186 family protein codes for MLPLVLGATEPKLVPDVSQSRIDIQYSFTGAELLLFGAIVYPGGRPPREGAEIVVVVKGPVEPLVLREKQKVAGIWMNVESARFRSAPSFYAVASSRPLSQMVDERTAAIYELGLQNLQLSPGTGAAPDVQRRFEAGLIDLMQRRQLYFEDPRGVQISEGVLYRARVNIPARVPVGNYTAETFLIRDGRILAGAVREIRIEKLGFERFVATAADRWSFTYGLVSVSLSLFLGWSASAFFRRS; via the coding sequence ATGCTGCCACTCGTCCTCGGCGCGACCGAACCCAAGCTCGTGCCCGATGTCTCGCAGAGCCGGATCGACATCCAATATTCGTTCACCGGCGCCGAACTGCTGCTGTTCGGCGCAATCGTCTATCCCGGCGGGCGGCCACCGCGTGAGGGCGCCGAGATCGTCGTCGTGGTGAAGGGCCCCGTCGAGCCGCTCGTGCTCCGCGAGAAGCAGAAAGTGGCCGGCATCTGGATGAACGTCGAGAGTGCCCGCTTCCGCTCGGCGCCGTCATTCTACGCGGTCGCCTCGTCGCGCCCGCTGTCCCAGATGGTCGACGAACGCACCGCCGCCATCTACGAACTCGGCCTGCAGAATCTGCAATTGTCGCCCGGAACGGGCGCCGCACCGGATGTCCAGCGGCGGTTCGAAGCCGGGCTGATCGATCTGATGCAGCGCCGCCAGCTCTATTTCGAGGATCCGCGCGGGGTTCAGATCAGCGAAGGCGTTCTCTACCGCGCCCGCGTCAACATTCCGGCCCGGGTGCCCGTCGGCAATTATACGGCGGAGACGTTTCTGATCCGGGACGGCCGCATCCTCGCCGGTGCCGTGCGGGAGATCCGAATCGAGAAGCTCGGCTTTGAGCGATTCGTAGCGACCGCGGCGGATCGCTGGTCCTTCACTTACGGGCTCGTCTCGGTCTCGCTTTCCCTCTTCCTCGGCTGGTCCGCCAGCGCCTTCTTCCGACGAAGCTGA
- a CDS encoding ATP-binding protein, with translation MPSPRRQQGPIGRVSEIGGGGARIELDLDRLNQLSLDSDPSVALSGQVGGHVKVEVASRWLLAAVRTLRLGNAENASVIADVDFLGEGEEHDQSGRLINFRRGITVYPSPGSRVHPVSGDDMKQMFAADERAHIEIGTVYPTKDVRGALYVDALLGKHFALLGSTGTGKSTSAALIMHRICELAPEGHIVMIDPHGEYSAAFKSTGELYNVDNLAMPYWLMNFEEHCEVFITSQGAERQRDMDILAKCLLLARSKNRAAEGLNKLTVDSPIPYTLSDLTSAITNEMGLLNKATDTAPYMRLKGKIDELKADPRYQFMFSGMLIADSMTTFIGKIFRLPARGKPISIIDVSGVPSDIVSVVVAMLARLVFDYAIWSRNEVPRPVLLVCEEAHRYVPSDTSSAGQAVRKILERIAKEGRKYGVALGLITQRPSDLAEGVLSQCGTIIAMRLNNERDQAFVKSAMPEGARGFLDTIPALRNRECIVCGEGVSIPIRVSFDDLERDRRPASSDPAFSELWRQTGDEEAMVQRVVKRWRSQGR, from the coding sequence ATGCCTTCCCCGCGGCGGCAGCAAGGCCCGATCGGCCGAGTCAGCGAGATCGGCGGCGGCGGCGCCCGCATCGAACTCGACCTCGATCGACTGAACCAGCTTTCGCTCGACTCGGATCCGTCGGTGGCCCTGTCGGGCCAGGTCGGTGGCCATGTGAAGGTCGAAGTCGCCTCGCGCTGGCTGCTCGCCGCGGTCCGCACGCTCCGCCTCGGCAATGCCGAAAACGCCTCGGTGATCGCTGACGTCGATTTCCTCGGGGAGGGCGAAGAGCATGATCAGAGCGGCCGGCTGATCAACTTTCGCCGCGGCATCACCGTCTATCCCTCGCCGGGATCGCGCGTTCATCCCGTCAGCGGCGACGACATGAAGCAGATGTTCGCCGCCGACGAACGCGCCCATATCGAGATCGGCACCGTCTACCCGACCAAGGACGTGCGCGGTGCGCTCTACGTGGATGCGCTGCTCGGCAAGCATTTCGCCCTGCTGGGCTCCACCGGCACCGGCAAGTCGACGTCGGCGGCGCTGATCATGCATCGCATCTGCGAGTTGGCCCCCGAGGGGCATATCGTGATGATCGATCCGCACGGCGAATATTCGGCGGCATTCAAATCGACCGGCGAGCTCTACAACGTCGACAATCTCGCCATGCCCTACTGGCTGATGAACTTCGAAGAGCATTGCGAGGTGTTCATCACTTCCCAGGGCGCCGAGCGGCAGCGGGACATGGACATCCTCGCCAAGTGCCTGCTCCTGGCGCGCTCCAAGAATCGCGCGGCCGAGGGCCTCAACAAGCTGACGGTCGATTCGCCGATCCCCTACACCCTGTCGGACCTGACCAGCGCCATCACCAACGAGATGGGGCTGCTCAACAAGGCGACCGACACTGCGCCCTACATGCGGCTCAAGGGCAAGATCGACGAGCTCAAGGCCGATCCGCGCTACCAGTTCATGTTCTCGGGCATGCTGATAGCCGATTCGATGACCACCTTCATCGGCAAGATCTTTCGACTGCCCGCACGCGGCAAGCCGATCTCGATCATCGACGTTTCCGGCGTTCCGTCCGACATCGTCTCGGTGGTGGTGGCGATGCTGGCCCGGCTCGTCTTCGATTATGCGATCTGGTCTCGCAACGAAGTGCCGCGCCCGGTTCTGCTGGTCTGCGAAGAAGCGCATCGCTACGTTCCGTCCGACACGTCCAGTGCCGGTCAGGCGGTGCGCAAGATCCTCGAGCGGATCGCCAAGGAAGGCCGCAAATACGGGGTCGCGCTCGGCCTCATCACCCAGCGTCCGTCGGATCTTGCCGAGGGCGTGCTTTCCCAATGCGGCACGATCATCGCGATGCGCCTCAACAACGAACGCGACCAGGCCTTCGTCAAGAGCGCCATGCCCGAAGGCGCGCGCGGCTTCCTCGATACGATCCCGGCGCTGCGCAACCGCGAGTGCATCGTGTGCGGCGAGGGCGTGTCGATTCCGATCCGCGTGTCGTTCGACGATCTTGAGCGGGATCGCCGGCCCGCTTCGTCCGACCCTGCTTTCTCCGAATTGTGGCGCCAGACCGGCGACGAGGAGGCGATGGTTCAGCGCGTCGTCAAACGCTGGCGCAGCCAAGGCCGCTGA
- a CDS encoding PepSY domain-containing protein, producing the protein MILRASLLLAVAVSGLAPGSADSRPRDREQDAAFRATQDGSFVPLRQIEARIVPQMRGFTYLGPELDPSAGRYRLKFMRGPQVVWIDVDARTGQVLGKSGF; encoded by the coding sequence ATGATTCTTCGCGCATCCCTGCTGTTGGCCGTCGCCGTCTCCGGTCTCGCCCCCGGGAGCGCGGATTCGCGCCCGCGCGACCGTGAGCAGGATGCGGCATTCAGGGCGACGCAGGACGGCAGCTTCGTGCCGCTGCGGCAGATCGAAGCGCGCATTGTGCCCCAGATGCGCGGCTTCACCTACCTCGGCCCGGAACTGGATCCGTCCGCCGGCCGCTATCGCCTCAAATTCATGCGCGGCCCGCAGGTCGTCTGGATCGACGTCGACGCCCGCACCGGGCAGGTGCTCGGCAAGTCCGGTTTCTGA